A genomic segment from Bradyrhizobium sp. CB1015 encodes:
- a CDS encoding ABC transporter substrate-binding protein, translated as MRRRRPSPVWAVGLAALALLAMVGKAGAETLLRARLNADIRSTDPGTNRDANTDGVMAHVVEGLVAFRDDTSIGPMLAESWAVSNGGKTYTFRLRQGVKFHNGASMTADDVVWSLKRWLDPATQWRCLSEFSATGIARIEKIEAPDPLTVAITLDQPTALFLPTLARPDCGQTAIIHRDSVGADGKWIAPVGTGPFKLAEWKRGQYVDVVKFDGYVSRSEPRTGYTGTKDVKVDRVRFNVIPDSSAAKAGLLSGSLDVIMSLSIPDLEELKTRSDVQLSITPALGLTGILFQTRDPLLKDVRIRRAIALSIDTAQIVDAIMLGTARPNNSALPIGSPFYSEAQSHGYTQNIAEAKKLLAEAGYRGQPIKMITNKRYSFVFDASVLVQAMAQTVGINIELEVMDWAAQLDRYNRGDYQSMAFVYSARLDPSLSFEMLTGPKAAQPRKVWDNPEGQEMLRQSMMIDDVTKRQALFDEMHRRFIADVPMIVLFNGAELTALRKSIKGYAGWLYPEPRFWGVTVE; from the coding sequence ATGCGCCGGCGTCGGCCGTCACCGGTGTGGGCGGTCGGCCTGGCCGCGCTCGCCCTTCTCGCCATGGTCGGGAAGGCCGGCGCCGAAACGTTGCTGCGGGCGCGGCTCAACGCCGACATCCGTTCGACCGATCCCGGCACCAACCGCGACGCCAACACCGATGGCGTGATGGCGCACGTGGTGGAGGGGCTGGTGGCCTTCCGGGACGATACCTCGATCGGCCCAATGCTCGCCGAGAGCTGGGCCGTTTCGAACGGCGGCAAGACCTATACGTTTCGTCTGCGTCAGGGCGTCAAGTTCCACAACGGCGCCTCCATGACCGCGGACGACGTGGTCTGGTCGCTGAAGCGCTGGCTCGACCCCGCGACGCAGTGGCGCTGCCTCTCCGAGTTCAGCGCGACAGGCATTGCGCGCATCGAGAAGATCGAGGCGCCGGATCCGCTCACCGTCGCCATCACGCTGGATCAGCCGACGGCACTGTTCCTCCCGACCCTGGCACGGCCCGATTGCGGCCAGACCGCGATCATCCACCGCGATTCCGTCGGGGCGGACGGCAAATGGATCGCTCCTGTCGGCACCGGCCCGTTCAAGCTCGCCGAGTGGAAGCGCGGACAATATGTCGATGTCGTCAAGTTCGACGGATATGTCTCGCGCAGCGAGCCGCGCACCGGCTACACCGGCACCAAGGACGTCAAGGTCGACCGCGTCCGCTTCAACGTGATCCCGGACAGTTCGGCCGCGAAGGCGGGGCTGCTCAGCGGCTCGCTCGACGTCATCATGAGCCTGTCGATCCCCGACCTCGAAGAGCTGAAGACTCGCTCGGACGTGCAGCTCAGCATCACCCCGGCGCTCGGCCTCACCGGCATCCTGTTCCAGACCAGGGATCCGCTGCTGAAGGATGTCCGCATCCGCCGCGCCATTGCGCTGTCGATCGACACCGCGCAGATCGTCGACGCCATCATGCTGGGCACGGCGCGTCCGAACAACTCCGCGCTGCCGATCGGCAGCCCGTTCTACAGCGAGGCGCAGTCGCATGGCTACACGCAGAACATCGCGGAAGCCAAGAAGCTGCTGGCGGAAGCGGGCTACCGCGGCCAGCCGATCAAGATGATCACCAACAAGCGTTACAGCTTCGTGTTCGACGCCTCCGTGCTGGTGCAGGCGATGGCGCAGACCGTCGGCATCAATATCGAGCTCGAGGTGATGGACTGGGCGGCGCAGCTCGACCGCTACAATCGCGGCGACTACCAGTCGATGGCCTTCGTCTATTCGGCGCGGCTCGATCCGTCCTTGAGCTTCGAGATGCTGACCGGGCCGAAGGCCGCGCAGCCGCGCAAGGTCTGGGACAATCCGGAGGGCCAGGAGATGCTGCGCCAGTCGATGATGATCGACGATGTCACCAAGCGCCAGGCGCTGTTTGACGAGATGCACAGGCGCTTCATCGCCGATGTGCCGATGATCGTGCTGTTCAACGGCGCCGAGCTGACGGCGCTGCGCAAGAGCATCAAGGGCTATGCCGGCTGGCTCTATCCGGAGCCGCGGTTCTGGGGCGTCACGGTCGAGTAG
- a CDS encoding C45 family peptidase, with amino-acid sequence MVEPFPLIEISGPPRERGRQYGQKAAGRIKKGTTHYFAQLKELSLDSKGVAELVREYLPVIEGFDPSYIGEMRGIAEGADVPFEDVVLLNARTEIIKLANPAIRARLKTPEDPDGCTGVVVMPQAAASGRLIHAQNWDWKRECAETAVVLKVRRDDGPDLMTFTEAGALGRCGFNSVGIAITANYLESDRDYRQAGVPLALIRRKVLENEHLALAMRAVYCTKKSAANNMIVSHREGVAIDFECAPDETFQVHPQNGLLVHANNFLSPVALSKLKDTGIFNTPDSLYRDIRVRDLLQPHIGSITFDTVKNALFDEFAYPWSVCRPPRRNLSNNLSATVAMILMEPASGLMQAAPLPALNREFTTYRLEIDEIGRAAFERSAAARAS; translated from the coding sequence ATGGTCGAACCCTTTCCGCTGATCGAAATCTCCGGCCCTCCGCGCGAGCGTGGCCGTCAGTACGGGCAGAAGGCGGCGGGCCGCATCAAGAAGGGGACGACGCATTACTTCGCGCAGCTGAAGGAGCTCTCGCTCGACTCCAAGGGAGTTGCCGAGCTGGTGCGGGAATATCTGCCGGTCATCGAGGGTTTTGATCCGAGCTATATCGGGGAGATGCGCGGCATCGCCGAGGGCGCCGACGTTCCGTTCGAGGACGTCGTTCTGCTCAACGCCCGTACCGAGATCATCAAGCTTGCAAACCCTGCGATCCGCGCGCGCCTGAAGACGCCGGAAGATCCCGATGGCTGCACCGGCGTCGTCGTGATGCCGCAGGCGGCCGCCAGCGGCCGCCTGATCCACGCCCAGAACTGGGACTGGAAGCGCGAATGCGCGGAGACGGCGGTGGTGCTGAAGGTGCGGCGCGACGACGGGCCTGACCTCATGACCTTCACCGAAGCCGGCGCGCTCGGCCGCTGCGGCTTCAATTCCGTCGGCATCGCGATCACCGCGAACTATCTGGAAAGCGACCGCGACTATCGCCAGGCCGGCGTGCCCTTGGCGCTGATCCGCCGCAAGGTGCTGGAGAACGAGCATCTCGCGCTGGCGATGCGTGCGGTCTATTGCACGAAGAAGTCGGCCGCCAACAACATGATCGTCAGCCATCGCGAGGGCGTGGCGATCGACTTCGAGTGCGCGCCCGACGAGACCTTCCAGGTGCATCCGCAGAATGGCCTTTTGGTCCACGCCAACAACTTTCTCAGCCCCGTCGCGCTCAGCAAGCTGAAGGACACCGGCATCTTCAACACGCCTGACAGCCTCTACCGCGACATTCGCGTCCGCGATCTGCTCCAGCCGCACATCGGCAGCATCACCTTCGACACCGTCAAGAACGCGCTGTTCGACGAGTTTGCCTATCCCTGGTCGGTGTGCCGCCCGCCGCGCCGCAATCTCAGCAACAATCTCAGCGCTACCGTGGCGATGATCCTGATGGAGCCGGCGAGCGGATTGATGCAGGCGGCGCCGCTGCCGGCGCTCAACCGCGAGTTCACCACTTATCGGCTCGAGATCGACGAGATCGGGCGCGCCGCGTTCGAGCGGTCGGCCGCGGCGAGGGCCTCGTGA
- a CDS encoding GntR family transcriptional regulator, whose amino-acid sequence MDLIRSEGLAPGTRLAEVALAERLQVSRTPVRAALKLLARRKLVHAGASRGYFVAETAPAAHKAPPKPSPDDTDRLFLAIARDRRAGRLPEDVSERDLMQRYDATRPIVQRVLSKLAEVAAVQRKPGHGWRFQPTLADTQARDESYRYRLLIEPAGLLEPGFKLDPAWAAEMRRRHREMLAMPWSDTASIALYEMNAAFHEGLAAASGNRYLLVAVQQQNRLRRFGNYDWTFGHERVIVNCREHLAILDQLEAGQNEAAAALLRRHLEGAAKLKRTPANSNTPSKAS is encoded by the coding sequence ATGGACCTGATCCGGAGCGAAGGGCTCGCGCCCGGCACGCGCCTTGCCGAAGTCGCGCTTGCCGAACGCCTGCAGGTCTCACGAACGCCTGTGCGCGCCGCGCTGAAGCTGCTGGCGCGGCGCAAGCTCGTGCATGCCGGCGCCAGCCGCGGCTATTTCGTCGCTGAGACCGCCCCCGCCGCGCACAAGGCACCGCCAAAGCCCAGCCCCGACGATACCGACCGGCTGTTCCTCGCCATCGCGCGCGATCGCCGCGCCGGCCGGCTGCCGGAGGACGTTTCCGAGCGCGACCTCATGCAGCGCTATGACGCGACACGGCCGATCGTGCAGCGCGTACTCAGCAAGCTTGCGGAGGTGGCCGCGGTCCAGCGCAAGCCGGGCCATGGCTGGCGCTTCCAGCCGACGCTCGCCGATACGCAGGCGCGCGACGAGAGCTATCGCTATCGCCTCCTGATCGAGCCGGCCGGCCTGCTCGAGCCGGGCTTCAAACTCGATCCGGCCTGGGCCGCGGAGATGCGCCGCCGTCATCGGGAGATGCTGGCGATGCCGTGGAGCGACACCGCCAGCATCGCGCTCTACGAGATGAACGCGGCCTTCCACGAAGGCCTCGCCGCCGCATCGGGCAACCGCTATCTGCTGGTCGCGGTTCAACAGCAGAACCGGCTGCGCCGCTTCGGCAATTACGACTGGACCTTCGGCCACGAGCGCGTGATCGTGAACTGCCGCGAGCATCTCGCCATCCTCGACCAGCTCGAGGCGGGCCAGAACGAGGCCGCGGCCGCGCTGCTGCGCCGGCATCTCGAAGGCGCAGCAAAGCTCAAGCGCACCCCGGCCAATTCCAACACGCCATCCAAAGCCTCCTGA
- a CDS encoding aspartate aminotransferase family protein — protein MNMNAFASSNSPLTREAMEPFWLPMTPNRQFKSKPRIFVGAEGMHYITDDNRRILDGMAGLWCVNAGHAQRRIVEAIQAQAAKLDFVSSFQMSHPAAFELARRIAEIAPTGLDHVFFTNSGSESVDTALKIARGYHRARGEASRIRFISRAKAYHGMGWGGLSVSGIVRHRRDFGPLLPEVDHLPHTHDPEHAAFSRGQPQWGAHLADELSKLLQVHDPSTVAAVIVEPVTGSGGVLPPPVGYLERLRQICDQHGILLIFDEVITGFGRLGAAFGANAFGVTPDLITCAKGMTNAAVPMGGVVVSGKVYDALMQGPDNTIELFHGYTYSAHPLACAAGLAALDVYQDLGLFERARRLAPVWENHAHGLRNLPHVVDIRNIGLLAAIDLKPRERAPGARGSECANRCYEDGILIRGSGDTLLISPPLIITVEQIAEIFAAIGRALNSIS, from the coding sequence ATGAACATGAATGCCTTCGCTTCCTCCAACAGCCCCCTCACCCGCGAGGCCATGGAGCCGTTCTGGCTGCCGATGACGCCGAACCGGCAGTTCAAGTCGAAGCCGCGCATCTTCGTCGGCGCCGAAGGCATGCACTACATCACCGACGACAACAGGCGCATTCTCGACGGCATGGCGGGGCTGTGGTGCGTGAACGCAGGACATGCGCAAAGGCGCATCGTCGAGGCGATCCAGGCGCAGGCGGCGAAGCTCGACTTCGTCTCCTCGTTCCAGATGAGCCATCCGGCCGCCTTCGAGCTCGCCCGCCGCATCGCCGAGATCGCGCCCACCGGCCTGGACCACGTCTTCTTCACCAATTCCGGCTCGGAATCGGTCGACACCGCGCTGAAGATCGCGCGCGGCTATCACCGCGCCCGCGGTGAAGCCAGCCGCATCCGCTTCATCTCGCGCGCAAAAGCCTATCACGGCATGGGCTGGGGCGGCCTGTCGGTCAGCGGCATCGTCCGCCACCGCAGGGATTTCGGCCCGCTGCTGCCCGAGGTTGACCACCTCCCGCACACGCATGATCCCGAGCACGCGGCGTTCTCGCGCGGGCAGCCGCAATGGGGCGCGCATCTCGCCGACGAGCTGTCAAAGCTGCTGCAGGTCCACGATCCCTCCACCGTCGCCGCCGTCATCGTCGAGCCCGTGACCGGCTCCGGCGGCGTGCTGCCGCCACCGGTCGGCTATCTCGAGCGGTTGCGCCAGATCTGCGATCAGCACGGCATTCTCCTGATCTTCGACGAGGTGATCACGGGCTTCGGCCGCCTCGGCGCAGCGTTCGGCGCCAACGCCTTCGGCGTGACGCCCGACCTCATCACCTGCGCCAAGGGCATGACCAATGCCGCCGTGCCGATGGGGGGCGTCGTCGTCAGCGGCAAGGTCTATGACGCGCTGATGCAGGGGCCGGACAACACGATCGAGCTGTTCCACGGCTACACCTATTCGGCCCATCCGCTGGCCTGCGCGGCCGGTCTTGCCGCGCTCGACGTGTATCAGGATCTTGGCCTGTTCGAGCGGGCGCGCCGCCTCGCGCCGGTGTGGGAGAACCATGCGCACGGCTTGCGCAACCTCCCTCACGTCGTGGACATCCGCAACATCGGGCTGCTCGCCGCAATCGATCTGAAACCGCGCGAGCGTGCGCCGGGAGCGCGCGGCAGCGAATGCGCCAATCGCTGCTATGAGGACGGCATCCTGATCCGCGGCAGCGGCGACACGCTGCTGATCTCGCCGCCCCTGATCATCACCGTGGAACAGATCGCCGAAATCTTTGCTGCCATCGGCCGTGCATTGAACAGCATCAGCTGA
- a CDS encoding aminotransferase class III-fold pyridoxal phosphate-dependent enzyme, whose protein sequence is MPELIRTRDAALRARAEKLVPGGMWGHLHAAKLPETYPQFFSRGEGGVLWDVDGHRYVDFMCSWGPNLLGHHHPEVEEAAERQRRDGDCLNGPAEVMVELAELVVDLVGHADWTQFQKNGTDATTTCVTIARAATGRRKILVAKGAYHGAVPWCSPSLLGVTAEDRAHLGYFTFNDVESLEAAAKAAGDDLAGILISAFRHDLGFDQELPTVEFARAARRICDSKGAALLIDEVRAGFRLNAAGSWEGLGVRPDLSAWSKAIANGHALAAVTGADWLRRAASQVFVTGSFWAGAVAMAAAVATLKIVRRDDVPTRLAQLGQTLRDGLETRSRQFGLSIRQSGPVQMPTLLFEGDPDYRKGSAFCSAMLARGVYFHPKHNMFLCAAHTEADIAAALEAAEHGFATVAAL, encoded by the coding sequence ATGCCGGAATTGATCAGGACAAGGGATGCTGCCCTGCGCGCGCGGGCCGAGAAGCTCGTGCCAGGCGGGATGTGGGGACATCTCCACGCGGCCAAGTTGCCGGAGACGTATCCGCAGTTCTTCAGCCGCGGCGAGGGCGGCGTGCTCTGGGACGTCGACGGTCACCGCTACGTGGACTTCATGTGCAGCTGGGGTCCCAACCTGCTCGGCCATCACCATCCCGAGGTGGAGGAAGCCGCCGAGCGTCAGCGGCGCGACGGCGACTGCCTCAATGGTCCGGCCGAAGTCATGGTCGAGTTGGCCGAGCTTGTCGTCGATTTGGTGGGACATGCCGATTGGACGCAGTTTCAGAAGAACGGCACCGATGCGACGACGACGTGCGTCACGATCGCAAGGGCTGCAACAGGTCGACGAAAGATCCTCGTCGCCAAGGGCGCCTATCATGGTGCCGTGCCGTGGTGCTCACCGTCGCTCCTCGGCGTGACCGCGGAGGATCGCGCCCATCTCGGATATTTCACGTTCAATGATGTCGAGAGCCTTGAGGCGGCGGCCAAGGCGGCGGGTGATGATCTTGCCGGAATTCTGATTTCGGCATTCCGCCACGATCTCGGGTTCGACCAGGAACTTCCCACCGTCGAGTTCGCCCGTGCGGCGCGTCGTATCTGTGACAGCAAGGGGGCTGCGCTGCTCATCGACGAAGTTCGCGCCGGCTTCCGCCTCAATGCCGCGGGTAGCTGGGAAGGGCTTGGTGTTCGGCCCGACTTGTCGGCCTGGAGCAAGGCGATCGCCAATGGTCATGCCCTGGCGGCCGTGACCGGAGCCGATTGGCTGCGTCGTGCTGCGTCCCAGGTCTTTGTCACCGGGTCATTCTGGGCCGGCGCCGTCGCCATGGCTGCTGCCGTCGCGACATTGAAGATCGTGCGCAGGGACGATGTTCCGACCCGCCTTGCGCAGCTCGGACAAACGCTGCGTGACGGCCTCGAGACGCGTTCCCGTCAGTTCGGTCTTTCGATCCGTCAATCGGGGCCCGTGCAAATGCCGACCCTTTTGTTCGAGGGGGATCCGGACTATCGGAAAGGTTCGGCCTTCTGCAGCGCGATGCTTGCAAGGGGCGTCTACTTCCATCCCAAGCACAACATGTTCCTCTGCGCCGCCCATACCGAGGCCGACATCGCCGCGGCCCTCGAGGCGGCGGAGCACGGCTTTGCAACGGTGGCGGCACTTTAG
- a CDS encoding N,N-dimethylformamidase beta subunit family domain-containing protein has product MSDKPEFHPPELGSVNVAPRKARPMYADEHWASQPWYEVPRGDPAVAEVYTYTDAMSYDPGDEVVFRSSATAKAWRLQIYRDGLEPEMVHEVDALDGVFAATPADAYRKGCNWPVAHRWTLPPDLRSGFYRVVSSCERANGARFVQHHFFVVRPTEKTRRAKILMILPTGTWTAYNDFGGANHYFGVEGPDRDEPSPVLSLQRPWTRGVVWLPSGAPRICADPAPEMGDAPRYQMKEWAFSNGFGQYYAAAGWAQFDRHFVVWAQKEGYALDMITQTDLHYRPELLDVYPCVTIIGHDEYWTWEMREAIERYVEGGGRLARFGANFLWQIRLEDDGKRQVCYKFKAIHKDPVVGTDRARLMTSAWEDRNVRWPGASTVGVNGAHGLYASWGGFAPNGQRGFTVYRPEHWAFAGTGLHYADIFGDKQHIFAYEVDGLDYTFRNGLPFPVPAEGQPETIQILAMAPAVLAEDEPQGEGFRYYIRSSDHEGLVECITGEVTPEGMARYKYGSGMMVHMIRGKGEVLTAATCEWVMGLKRGDPFTQRITRNILDRFTAPRPA; this is encoded by the coding sequence ATGTCGGACAAGCCTGAGTTTCACCCCCCGGAATTGGGATCCGTCAACGTCGCTCCCCGCAAGGCGCGCCCGATGTATGCGGACGAGCACTGGGCCAGCCAGCCCTGGTATGAGGTTCCGCGCGGCGATCCCGCCGTCGCGGAGGTCTACACCTATACCGATGCGATGTCTTACGACCCGGGAGACGAAGTCGTCTTTCGCTCCTCCGCGACCGCAAAGGCCTGGCGGTTGCAGATCTATCGCGACGGTCTCGAGCCCGAGATGGTGCATGAGGTCGATGCGCTTGACGGGGTGTTCGCGGCTACGCCGGCCGATGCCTATCGCAAAGGCTGCAACTGGCCCGTCGCTCATCGCTGGACCTTGCCGCCGGATCTGCGTTCGGGCTTTTATCGTGTGGTCTCGTCGTGCGAGCGAGCGAACGGGGCCCGCTTCGTCCAGCATCATTTCTTCGTCGTACGTCCGACGGAGAAAACGCGGCGCGCGAAGATACTTATGATCCTGCCGACGGGCACCTGGACCGCCTACAATGATTTCGGCGGTGCCAATCATTATTTCGGCGTCGAAGGTCCTGACAGGGATGAGCCGTCGCCGGTGTTGTCGCTGCAGCGGCCATGGACGCGCGGCGTGGTCTGGCTGCCATCAGGCGCACCGCGCATCTGCGCCGATCCCGCGCCCGAGATGGGTGACGCGCCACGCTATCAGATGAAGGAGTGGGCGTTCTCCAACGGCTTTGGCCAGTATTACGCGGCAGCGGGCTGGGCCCAGTTCGATCGGCATTTCGTGGTCTGGGCGCAGAAGGAAGGCTACGCCCTCGACATGATCACCCAGACCGATCTTCACTACCGGCCCGAGCTACTCGACGTCTACCCTTGCGTCACCATCATCGGCCATGACGAGTACTGGACATGGGAGATGCGCGAGGCGATCGAGCGCTATGTGGAGGGCGGCGGGCGGCTCGCGCGCTTCGGCGCGAACTTCCTGTGGCAGATCCGGCTCGAGGACGATGGCAAGCGCCAAGTCTGCTACAAGTTCAAGGCCATCCACAAGGACCCGGTCGTCGGCACGGACCGCGCGCGCCTGATGACGTCTGCCTGGGAAGATCGCAACGTCCGTTGGCCGGGCGCCTCGACGGTCGGTGTGAACGGTGCGCACGGCCTCTACGCATCCTGGGGCGGCTTCGCGCCGAACGGTCAACGAGGCTTTACGGTCTATCGCCCGGAGCATTGGGCGTTTGCCGGAACAGGGCTGCACTATGCCGATATCTTCGGCGACAAGCAGCACATCTTTGCCTACGAGGTCGACGGGCTGGACTACACGTTCCGCAACGGCCTTCCTTTTCCCGTCCCGGCCGAGGGGCAGCCCGAGACCATCCAGATCCTGGCGATGGCGCCGGCCGTCCTCGCCGAAGACGAGCCGCAGGGTGAGGGCTTCCGCTACTACATCCGCAGCAGCGACCACGAAGGCCTGGTGGAATGCATCACCGGCGAGGTCACGCCCGAGGGTATGGCCCGCTACAAATACGGCTCAGGCATGATGGTGCACATGATCCGCGGCAAGGGCGAGGTGCTGACAGCGGCGACCTGCGAATGGGTGATGGGGCTGAAGCGCGGCGATCCGTTCACGCAGCGGATCACCCGCAACATCCTCGATCGCTTCACGGCGCCTCGCCCCGCATGA
- a CDS encoding LamG domain-containing protein translates to MIYKTNEYLGYPDRISVPAGEAVRFQLSSKRPSVKVEVLRLRCGDVDSNGPGFKYEVMTSPIDGEHACLDQPIRPGSNAVIDHDGALVPNRTHWCFGAYVYPTRIADNAKAVLGNWCERSARGYALELDEEGHLVLVLGQASGAPVRFALDVKLRPRVWAFASCALDLAQGSVTLSLIVPADGVRPAAAHSKSFALPPAPALDSGLPFLIAAHHANGDRQYTSHFDGKIESPRVFSCPLDAEALRVFDGRQRTGASDAGLVACWDFSNGIPSLSIKDISPNGLHGSLRQLPRRGVTGFHWSGSVHDWRLSPNEYAAIHFHSDDIYDCEWQTTCTLDVPAHWRSGVYALRLTSGGDNPDRDSESYVTFFVTPGKASRRADLVVVASVATYLAYANSALRLYQVHFETLMEHVLWLPQDDVFMQENPEIGQSTYDCHVDGSGRAYSSWLRPVLNMRPRGYWFNLINDTHILDWLEEKGIAYDLITDVELDREGARALAPYRVMMTPTHPEYYSFNMMNAIMAYQNAGGRHISMGGNAFYWRCGFHPAAPAALEVRRGMAGTRTWESEPGEVHLSGTGEPGSLWRHSGFAPQKLVGVGFSAMINDTCGYYLRTAESENPRVAFIFEGTGRHEKFGDFGFRYNGAVGSEIDRYDLELGTPPHALRIATSEGLGAGALPTPEEFRTVVDGLDGTQNALVRADMVFFETARGGAVFATGSITYGMSLGHNNYDNNISTITLNVVNRFLDPRPFVMPVKT, encoded by the coding sequence GTGATCTATAAGACCAACGAGTATCTCGGCTATCCGGATCGCATCAGCGTCCCGGCAGGCGAGGCCGTCAGATTCCAGCTCAGCAGCAAGCGGCCGAGCGTGAAGGTCGAGGTGCTCAGGCTGCGCTGCGGCGATGTCGATAGCAACGGCCCAGGCTTCAAATATGAGGTGATGACGAGCCCCATTGACGGTGAGCATGCCTGCCTCGACCAACCGATCCGCCCGGGATCCAACGCCGTCATCGATCACGACGGTGCACTGGTCCCGAACCGCACGCACTGGTGTTTCGGAGCCTATGTGTATCCGACGCGGATCGCGGACAATGCCAAGGCCGTGCTGGGAAATTGGTGCGAGCGCTCGGCGCGTGGCTATGCACTCGAGCTCGACGAGGAGGGGCATCTGGTCCTGGTGCTGGGCCAGGCGAGCGGTGCGCCGGTGCGTTTTGCCCTCGACGTCAAGCTGCGCCCGCGCGTCTGGGCGTTCGCTTCCTGCGCACTTGATCTTGCGCAGGGATCGGTAACCTTGTCACTGATCGTTCCGGCAGACGGCGTTCGGCCGGCCGCTGCCCATTCGAAATCGTTCGCCCTGCCGCCCGCGCCCGCGCTCGATTCCGGCCTGCCGTTCCTGATCGCGGCCCATCATGCGAACGGTGATCGCCAATATACCTCGCACTTCGACGGCAAGATCGAATCTCCGCGCGTCTTTTCGTGTCCGTTGGACGCAGAGGCGCTGCGAGTATTCGACGGCCGGCAGCGAACGGGAGCAAGCGATGCCGGGCTTGTCGCCTGCTGGGATTTCTCGAACGGAATCCCGTCGCTGTCGATCAAGGACATTTCGCCGAACGGCCTGCATGGCAGCCTCCGCCAGTTGCCCCGCAGGGGCGTCACCGGCTTTCACTGGTCCGGATCCGTCCACGACTGGCGGCTGTCGCCGAACGAATATGCGGCGATTCATTTCCACAGCGACGACATCTACGATTGCGAGTGGCAGACCACCTGCACGCTCGATGTGCCTGCCCACTGGCGATCCGGCGTCTATGCGCTCCGGTTAACGTCGGGTGGCGACAATCCCGACCGGGACAGCGAAAGCTACGTCACCTTCTTCGTGACGCCCGGCAAGGCGTCCAGACGCGCAGATCTCGTCGTGGTCGCTTCAGTCGCAACATATCTGGCTTATGCCAACAGCGCGTTGCGTCTCTATCAGGTTCACTTCGAAACGCTGATGGAGCACGTTCTGTGGTTGCCGCAAGATGACGTCTTCATGCAGGAGAACCCGGAGATCGGCCAGTCGACCTATGATTGCCATGTCGACGGCTCGGGGCGAGCGTACAGCTCCTGGCTGCGGCCAGTCCTCAACATGCGTCCACGCGGCTATTGGTTCAATTTGATCAACGACACCCATATCCTCGACTGGCTCGAGGAGAAGGGGATCGCCTACGATCTGATCACGGATGTCGAGCTTGACCGGGAAGGAGCGCGGGCGCTCGCTCCCTACCGTGTCATGATGACGCCGACCCATCCCGAATATTACAGCTTCAACATGATGAACGCGATCATGGCGTATCAGAACGCCGGCGGGCGGCACATCTCGATGGGAGGCAATGCGTTCTACTGGCGCTGCGGCTTTCACCCGGCGGCGCCCGCAGCGCTGGAGGTTCGCCGCGGCATGGCCGGAACGCGCACCTGGGAATCGGAGCCGGGCGAAGTGCATCTTTCCGGCACCGGCGAGCCGGGCTCGCTTTGGCGGCATTCGGGCTTTGCGCCGCAGAAGCTGGTCGGCGTCGGGTTCTCGGCCATGATCAACGATACCTGCGGCTACTATCTGCGCACCGCCGAAAGCGAGAATCCGCGCGTCGCGTTCATCTTCGAGGGCACGGGCCGTCACGAGAAGTTCGGCGATTTTGGGTTTCGCTACAATGGTGCCGTCGGCAGCGAGATCGACCGGTACGATCTCGAGCTCGGAACGCCGCCGCATGCGTTGCGGATCGCGACGTCCGAAGGATTGGGCGCGGGCGCGCTGCCCACGCCGGAGGAGTTTCGCACCGTGGTCGATGGCCTCGACGGCACGCAGAATGCGCTGGTGCGCGCCGACATGGTGTTCTTCGAGACCGCCCGTGGCGGCGCTGTCTTTGCGACGGGATCGATCACTTACGGCATGTCGTTGGGTCACAACAACTACGATAACAACATCAGCACCATCACGTTGAACGTCGTGAACCGGTTTCTCGATCCAAGGCCATTCGTCATGCCGGTCAAAACCTAG